One Salvelinus sp. IW2-2015 linkage group LG4q.2, ASM291031v2, whole genome shotgun sequence DNA window includes the following coding sequences:
- the LOC111962962 gene encoding LOW QUALITY PROTEIN: signal-induced proliferation-associated 1-like protein 1 (The sequence of the model RefSeq protein was modified relative to this genomic sequence to represent the inferred CDS: deleted 2 bases in 1 codon) has translation MDDGLTLQRCQHEESVLLASSVTPPPLQYIHQSGFRLATLYQKSQIGEVLVAVTRSQDVPSFGPPIPKGVTAAFPKSSVFRDFLLAKVINAENAAHKSEKFGAMATRTRQEYLRDLAERHVTSTPVEPTGKFPFISLAHKRRERVRPYSGAELRSLGAVTWPVHAEDQVAGAERECVLAISNDFLILLDQEAKAVVFNCATHDVIGWSSGSPASMKIYYERGESVSLRSINNNTEDFGEVVKRLELMSNGSQTTEMTLRRNGLGQLGFHVNFEGIVAEVEPYGYAWQAGLRQGSRLVEICKVAVASLSHEQMIDLLRTSVTVKVVIIPPHEDSTPRRGCSELYHMPLVDYKNHKEGMPYEFKFPFRSNNNKWPRTSSSPQSRTTAALGGTLIKAPASDYQEPTGVIPRSVSSDGRPLNAKRYSPGNDNYALACSIVMGRSPHTRKAPTSLSYIDTGSAGSNHWRQKSMPDGFNNNTRHSPVSAERQGVGEGSNGTKPATGWPRAVEGELADRGADRADPAVSKAAVTRLQQQEQGTHLSPNKNIKVEASYSSSQSGSNTLSSNASSSAHSDEKWYEIGSSRTGVRPDSELNGYLQGASTDSGIDATSYGATGSGGSRAKERRTQETSPSAPDSPGPPGSSAYPAQSPLVFPPAPDSGSYTLSDAASHSSTLSSGQSGSPMGPGCSPSSSQEESALATSPTSQTSLSPGGPKSFYPRQGATSKYLIGWRKPGGTINSVDFGKTRKRHQSDGLLGGQPQLRAQLRAQSPQRVTTSSLQEDLKKLITLDSPPPSSHDQKPSFPVPPPSRRSLQRTLSDESIYSGQREPSYSGHRQTPNDLLFSCSTIPRSPTARHAPPRQPSHKSLGDLCESSSQDQXGRRQQLGDPCLMPLPNSGADRALDWSNLVDAAKAFEVQRLLSVNDGSSSPDVKDTSPQQAEPQASPQRNTSPGESPACLMEKVSQLESMVKLLQDDLKKEKDAKVSLQAQIQSLREDNQRLQEESYSASAKLKKFTEWVFNTIDMN, from the exons cgTGGCTGTGACTCGTTCCCAGGACGTGCCCTCCTTCGGTCCTCCTATCCCCAAGGGTGTGACC GCCGCCTTCCCCAAGTCCAGCGTCTTCAGGGACTTCCTGCTGGCCAAGGTCATCAACGCAGAGAACGCCGCCCACAAGTCTGAAAAGTTTGGTGCCATGGCGACACGCACGCGACAGGAGTATCTGCGGGACCTGGCAGAGCGGCACGTGACCAGCACGCCGGTGGAGCCCACGGGGAAATTCCCCTTCATCTCATTGGCTCACAAGCGGAGAGAGAGGGTACGGCCGTACAGCGGGGCAGAGCTAAGGAGCCTAGGGGCAGTGACATGGCCGGTGCATGCGGAGGACCAGGTAGCCGGGGCGGAGAGGGAGTGTGTACTGGCCATCTCCAACGATTTCCTCATCCTATTGGATCAGGAGGCTAAGGCTGTGGTCTTTAACTGTGCCACGCACGACGTCATTGGCTGGTCCTCGGGCAGCCCCGCCTCCATGAAGATCTACTATGAGCGTGGGGAGAGTGTGTCGCTGCGCTccatcaacaacaacacagaggacTTTGGAGAGGTGGTGAAACGCCTGGAG cTCATGTCAAATGGCAGCCAGACCACAGAGATGACCCTGAGGAGGAACGGCCTGGGCCAGCTGGGCTTCCATGTAAACTTTGAGGGCATCGTGGCAGAGGTAGAGCCCTACGGGTACGCCTGGCAGGCGGGGCTGCGCCAGGGCAGCAGGCTAGTAGAGATCTGTAAGGTTGCCGTGGCATCGCTGTCCCACGAACAGATGATCGATCTCCTGAGGACCTCTGTCACCGTCAAGGTGGTCATCATACCCCCGCACGAGGACTCCACCCCTCGAAG AGGCTGTTCAGAGCTGTACCACATGCCCCTGGTGGACTATAAGAACCACAAGGAGGGGATGCCCTATGAGTTTAAATTCCCCTTccgcagcaacaacaacaagtgGCCCCGCACCTCCTCCAGCCCCCAGAGCCGCACCACAGCGGCCCTGGGGGGGACGCTCATCAAGGCCCCGGCTTCAGACTACCAGGAGCCGACCGGAGTCATCCCCCGCAGTGTGTCCAGCGACGGGCGCCCTCTCAACGCTAAAAG GTATTCCCCAGGGAATGATAACTATGCCCTGGCTTGTTCCATCGTGATGGGCCGCTCTCCACACACCCGCAAAGCCCCTACCAGTCTCTCCTACATAGACACTGGGAGCGCAGGCTCCAACCACTGGAGACAGAAGTCCATGCCAGACGG GTTTAACAACAATACCCGCCACTCCCCTGTGTCTGCTGAGCGTcagggagtgggagaggggtCTAACGGGACTAAGCCTGCCACTGGATGGCCCCGAGCGGTGGAAGGGGAGCTGGCCGACAGGGGGGCTGATAGAGCAG ACCCAGCTGTATCCAAGGCTGCAGTAACTCGTCTCCAGCAGCAGGAACAGGGGACACACCTGTCtcccaacaagaacatcaag GTGGAAGCTTCCTACTCCTCCAGCCAATCAGGCAGCAACACACTGTCCAGTAATGCCTCCAGCTCTGCCCACAGTGATGAAAAGTGGTATGAGATTGGCTCCAGCAGGACAGGGGTACGGCCTGACTCAGAGCTCAACGGCTACCTACAGGGGGCATCCACAGACAGCGGCATCGATGCTACCTCTTACGGGGCCACAGGGTCCGGGGGTTCCAGAGCCAAAGAGCGGCGGACCCAAGAGACCTCTCCTTCAGCCCCAGACTCCCCCGGCCCCCCAGGGAGCAGCGCATACCCAGCCCAGAGCCCCCTTGTATTCCCCCCAGCCCCGGACAGTGGCTCCTACACCCTCAGTGATGCTGCGTCCCACTCCAG TACTCTGAGCTCGGGCCAGTCTGGCAGTCCCATGGGTCCAGGCTGCAGTCCCAGCTCCTCCCAGGAGGAGTCAGCCCTTGCCACCTCCCCCACCTCTCAGACCTCCCTCTCCCCTGGAGGCCCCAAGAGCTTCTACCCCCGCCAGGGAGCCACCTCCAAGTACCTGATCGGCTGGAGGAAGCCGGGAGGTACCATCAACTCTGTGGACTTTGGCAAAACACGCAA ACGTCACCAGAGTGATGGGTTGCTGGGTGGCCAGCCCCAGCTCAGGGCTCAGCTCAGGGCCCAATCCCCCCAGCGGGTCACCACATCCAGCCTGCAGGAGGACCTGAAGAAACTCATCACCCTAGACAGCCCACCACCCTCCTCCCACGACCAAAAG cCCTCTTTCCCCGTCCCCCCTCCCAGCCGGCGCTCCTTGCAGAGGACCCTGTCAGACGAGAGCATCTACAGCGGGCAGCGGGAGCCCTCGTACAGCGGGCACAGACAGACACCCAACGACCTGCTCTTCAGCTGCTCCACCATACCCCGYTCGCCCACCGCCCGCCACGCGCCACCCCGACAACCCTCACACAAGTCTCTGG GTGATCTATGTGagtcgtccagccaggaccaggRGGGTAGGAGACAGCAGCTGGGGGACCCATGCCTCATGCCCCTGCCTAACTCTGGAGCTGACCGTGCTCTGGACTGGTCCAACCTGGTGGATGCTGCCAAGGCCTTTGAGG tTCAGAGACTGTTATCTGTTAATGATGGGAGCTCCAGCCCAgatgtcaaagacaccagccccCAGCAGGCCGAACCCCAGGCTTCCCCACAGAGAAACACCTCGCCTGG TGAGAGCCCAGCTTGTCTGATGGAGAAGGTGAGCCAACTGGAGTCCATGGTGAAGCTGCTGCAGGATGACCTAAAGAAG gagAAGGATGCCAAGGTGTCCCTGCAGGCCCAGATACAGAGCCTGAGAGAGGACAACCAGCGGCTCCAGGAGGAGTCCTACAGCGCCTCGGCCAAGCTCAAGAAGTTCACAGAGTGGGTGTTCAACACCATCGACATGAACTGA